Proteins encoded by one window of Scatophagus argus isolate fScaArg1 chromosome 4, fScaArg1.pri, whole genome shotgun sequence:
- the c7a gene encoding complement component C7: MKNITQVFLAVLPWLLFLFLPKGYCVQRVHCQWGPYGDWSPCDGCTKLQTRTRVMAVYSQFGGNPCSGGRTETRSCETTQGCPLEDGCGDRFRCRSGMCISQSLVCNGDQDCEEDGLDELCDVEKYIVCPKSVPPPNIELLGLGFDVVSGKTRASVINTKSFGGQCRTIYSGVHNTVYRLPQSTIQYSFMVKAQNDFSDQMFSSKWHYAKDIVKRQKVTGTTTGYRNYDFHLSDDWSRSNRLLVLKNDIEVAQFQSNAPQYLPISEEFWKALAKLPSVYDYAAYRKVLERFGTHYLSEGNLGGSFKAVASISEESQRHMFSESSQYSECERTQRWILFFPITHVDCRGGHSGRHSNEPTTYRTKNHLARMDVSGGGTQHIAALKTMQLDNPNNNWEMYSNWADSVRSFPQVTKQKLRPLSELVKEVQCAGVKKLYLRRAIEQYLSESDPCHCQPCWNNGMAFMDGNECKCICKPGTSGLACEHGTEAEGQQGVIHGSWACWSTWSSCSGNRRSRHRYCSNPAPQNGGQHCIGETTETSDCEDQDLQHLKTMEPQCFDLALPASQKCGTPPALINGYVLDPKDIYLVGSKVEYSCTDGFYLIGATMIECTPSLTWSSRPGLCTVAACKLQSLAEDVIASPLQQAYGIGEEVTLSCPADRKLLGEATIICDPSLNFSPDPADIKCVPAIAPQQISPLVQCEPWQKSSRGKCVCKMPYECGSSLEACATTAVSRKSVLLNVCKMHALKCMGKSHMIAEDSTCKWPERNTTGCTNCHMWETCDDQTNECRCRDSADCLNPGLNVCVHVGEDETAANQTMSECEAGLQRCKGEKVSVVSILPCAA; the protein is encoded by the exons ATGAAG AACATTACACAAGTGTTTTTAGCAGTCTTGCCATGGCTGTTATTCCTGTTCCTTCCCAAAGG GTATTGTGTTCAGAGAGTTCATTGCCAGTGGGGTCCTTATGGCGACTGGTCACCGTGTGATGGCTGCACCAAATTACAG aCAAGAACTAGAGTCATGGCTGTCTACAGTCAGTTTGGAGGGAACCCCTGCAGTGGAGGACGGACTGAGACCAGGTCCTGTGAAACAACACAAGGCTGCCCTCTAGAGGATGGATGTGGAGACAGATTCCGCTGTCGGTCAG GGATGTGTATTAGCCAGTCTCTGGTGTGCAACGGAGACCAGGACTGTGAAGAAGATGGACTCGATGAGCTCTGTGATGTTGAAAAATACATTGTATGTCCAAAATCAGTTCCCCCACCTAACATCGAACTCCTAGGACTTgg GTTTGATGTGGTGTCAGGGAAGACAAGAGCCAGTGTCATCAACACAAAGAGCTTCGGGGGCCAGTGTCGCACCATCTATAGTGGTGTCCACAATACTGTCTACAGACTGCCCCAAAGCACTATCCAGTACAGCTTTATG GTTAAGGCTCAGAATGACTTCAGTGACCAGATGTTCTCCAGTAAATGGCACTATGCAAAGGACATTGtcaagagacagaaagtgactGGGACCACGACAGGATATCGAAACTATGACTTTCACTTGTCAGATGACTGGAGTCGG AGCAACAGGCTTTTGGTTTTAAAGAATGACATAGAGGTAGCTCAGTTCCAGAGCAACGCTCCTCAGTATCTCCCAATCTCTGAGGAGTTCTGGAAGGCTCTGGCCAAACTCCCATCAGTCTACGACTATGCTGCTTACAGGAAGGTTTTGGAAAGGTTTGGAACACACTAcctgtctgaaggaaacctcGGAGGCTCCTTCAAAGCCGTCGCCAGTATCAGTGAAGAAAGTCAAAGACACATGT TCAGCGAAAGCTCTCAATATAGTGAATGTGAAAGGACTCAACGCtggattctttttttccccatcactCACGTGGACTGCAGGGGTGGTCACAGTGGACGGCATTCAAATG AACCGACAACTTATAGAACCAAGAATCATCTGGCAAGGATGGATGTGAGCGGAGGAGGCACTCAACACATTGCAGCGTTGAAGACTATGCAGCTTGATAATCCAAACAATAACTGGGAAATGTACTCTAACTGGGCGGACTCTGTGAGATCATTTCCTCAggtcacaaaacaaaag CTACGGCCGCTGTCAGAGCTGGTGAAGGAGGTTCAGTGTGCCGGGGTGAAGAAGCTCTACCTTCGCAGGGCTATAGAGCAGTACCTTTCAGAGAGTGACCCCTGCCACTGCCAGCCCTGCTGGAACAATGGCATGGCTTTCATGgatggaaatgaatgcaagtgCATCTGTAAACCTGGCACATCAGGACTGGCCTGTGAGCATGGAACTGAAGCGGAGGGTCAACAGG GAGTGATCCACGGTAGCTGGGCCTGCTGGTCTACCTGGTCATCGTGCTCTGGGAATCGAAGGTCGAGACATCGTTACTGTTCTAATCCTGCTCCTCAGAACGGGGGACAACACTGCATCGGAGAAACCACTGAGACTTCTGACTGTGAAGACCAAGATCTGCAACACTTAAA AACCATGGAGCCTCAGTGTTTTGACCTTGCTCTCCCAGCAAGTCAGAAGTGTGGCACCCCGCCTGCTCTAATCAATGGCTACGTCCTG GACCCGAAGGACATTTACCTCGTGGGTAGTAAGGTTGAGTACAGCTGCACTGATGGCTTCTATCTTATCGGTGCAACCATGATAGAATGCACTCCTAGTTTAACCTGGTCCAGCAGGCCTGGGCTGTGCACAG TTGCAGCATGCAAGCTTCAGTCCCTTGCTGAAGATGTCATAGCATCTCCATTACAACAGGCCTATGGCATAGGGGAGGAAGTCACCTTGTCCTGTCCAGCTGATAGAAAGCTACTAGGAGAAGCTACGATTATATGTGACCCAAGTCTGAATTTTTCACCAGATCCAGCTGACATCAAATGCGTCCCAG CCATTGCGCCACAACAAATCTCTCCCTTGGTGCAATGTGAACCATGGCAGAAGTCTTCCAgaggaaaatgtgtttgcaaAATGCCTTATGAGTGCGG TTCATCTTTGGAGGCGTGTGCCACTACTGCTGTGAGCAGAAAATCAGTCCTCCTGAATGTGTGCAAAATGCATGCACTGAAGTGTATGGGGAAGAGCCACATGATAGCAGAGGACAGCACCTGCAAGTGGCCAGAGCGCAACACAACAGGCTGCACCAACTGTCACATGTGGGAGACCTGTGACG ACCAAACCAATGAGTGTCGCTGTAGGGACTCTGCAGACTGCTTGAACCCAggattaaatgtgtgtgttcatgttgggGAGGATGAGACTGCAGCAAATCAGACCATGAGCGAGTGTGAAGCAGGACTACAGCGATGCAAAGGAGAAAAGGTGTCAGTTGTCAGTATTCTGCCTTGTGCTGCCTGA